A region of Paenibacillus sp. 37 DNA encodes the following proteins:
- a CDS encoding glycoside hydrolase family 99-like domain-containing protein produces the protein MKVIALHLPQFHRIEENDRWWGNGFTEWTNVKKATPLYSGHHQPKQPFQGKYYDLSDPDVRKWQAETAKQHGIYGFCYYHYWFKGKRLLEKPVNEILDRGEPDFPFCLSWANETWTRKWDGQESDILMAQNYGDRDDWEEHFNDLVKVFKDKRYIRVEGKPLFLIYRPASIPQCEEMIQFWRELALKHGLKGIHFVQTIGGFPTFNCQIFEASMEFEPHYTFAHGHMNGIWIEMNIKGQQHIAVNYDKVWSSILERTPHRNGEIVYPGAFVNWDNTPRRGVDGQSTLGSTPEKFGLYLSRQMERARTLYKSEYLFINAWNEWAEGAYLEPDQNYGYAYLRELKKVTQHESNRNKSIGGSSE, from the coding sequence TTGAAAGTAATTGCTCTGCATCTACCCCAATTTCACCGGATTGAGGAGAATGACCGATGGTGGGGGAATGGTTTTACTGAATGGACCAATGTAAAAAAAGCCACTCCCTTATATTCGGGTCATCATCAGCCTAAGCAGCCGTTTCAGGGGAAATATTATGATCTTTCCGATCCAGATGTACGAAAGTGGCAAGCGGAAACGGCTAAACAGCATGGCATTTATGGATTTTGTTATTATCATTATTGGTTCAAAGGCAAGCGTTTGTTGGAAAAACCAGTGAATGAAATTTTGGATCGTGGGGAGCCTGATTTTCCCTTTTGTTTGTCTTGGGCCAATGAGACATGGACAAGAAAATGGGATGGGCAAGAATCCGATATTCTCATGGCCCAGAACTATGGGGATCGAGATGATTGGGAAGAACATTTTAATGATTTGGTTAAGGTATTTAAGGACAAACGATATATTCGAGTGGAAGGTAAGCCATTATTTCTGATCTATCGACCAGCCAGCATTCCCCAATGTGAGGAAATGATTCAGTTTTGGCGTGAATTGGCTTTGAAGCATGGCCTGAAAGGGATTCATTTTGTGCAGACCATTGGTGGATTCCCTACATTTAATTGTCAGATCTTTGAAGCGAGTATGGAATTTGAACCGCATTATACGTTTGCACATGGACATATGAATGGAATCTGGATCGAAATGAACATCAAGGGACAGCAGCATATTGCTGTGAATTACGACAAGGTATGGTCCTCCATTCTCGAACGAACACCACACCGTAACGGAGAAATCGTCTATCCAGGTGCTTTTGTGAATTGGGATAATACACCGCGGAGAGGCGTTGACGGACAGAGTACGCTCGGGTCCACACCAGAGAAGTTTGGGCTGTATCTATCCAGACAGATGGAACGAGCGAGGACGCTGTACAAAAGTGAATATCTTTTTATTAACGCCTGGAATGAATGGGCGGAAGGGGCATATCTTGAGCCGGATCAAAACTATGGTTATGCTTATTTGAGAGAACTCAAGAAGGTAACTCAGCATGAATCGAACAGAAACAAGTCAATAGGAGGGAGTTCCGAATGA
- a CDS encoding AraC family transcriptional regulator, protein MNHQTLLTNYLSNLQVELFMVNYNRCDTDWRDLDYTPDYSKFYFICEGEGWLKIGDEEYYPAPNQLILMPEGIKQSYSAINESPFLKYWCHFSAKVGGINLFQILKFPHICTIDQPELIQAIFSSILTYAKSDEVYAHMMAKSKLTELLSHYLMNLDLDQISFINVPVMEKLSTILAYIDSNIEENISVQELAQIAYMHPNYFIRFFKQQIGVPPILYITGKKIDKAKELLACTPNTITAIAEHLGFSDLYYFSRQFKKHTGLTPTEYRKQKKVLTTKRGL, encoded by the coding sequence ATGAATCACCAAACTTTGCTTACGAACTACCTGTCCAATCTCCAAGTCGAATTATTCATGGTCAACTACAATCGGTGCGATACGGATTGGAGGGATCTGGATTACACGCCCGATTACAGCAAGTTTTATTTCATATGCGAAGGTGAAGGTTGGCTCAAAATTGGGGATGAGGAGTATTATCCTGCGCCTAATCAGCTTATTTTAATGCCAGAGGGGATCAAACAGTCTTACTCTGCCATTAATGAAAGTCCTTTTCTCAAATATTGGTGTCACTTTAGCGCAAAGGTTGGTGGAATCAATTTGTTCCAAATTCTGAAATTTCCACACATCTGTACGATAGATCAACCTGAGTTGATTCAAGCAATCTTCAGCAGCATCCTTACATATGCAAAATCCGATGAAGTCTATGCCCATATGATGGCCAAGAGCAAACTGACCGAGTTACTGTCCCACTATTTAATGAATCTGGATCTGGATCAAATCTCTTTTATTAACGTTCCTGTCATGGAGAAACTGTCTACCATTCTGGCTTACATTGATTCCAACATCGAAGAGAATATTTCGGTTCAGGAACTGGCCCAGATCGCCTACATGCATCCAAATTATTTCATTCGATTCTTCAAGCAGCAGATCGGAGTTCCTCCGATCCTCTATATTACTGGCAAAAAAATCGATAAGGCCAAGGAACTGCTGGCCTGCACCCCGAACACAATAACTGCCATCGCCGAGCATCTCGGTTTCAGTGATTTGTATTATTTCTCCAGACAGTTCAAAAAGCATACAGGGCTAACTCCAACGGAATACCGCAAACAAAAAAAGGTACTTACAACGAAACGTGGTCTATAA
- a CDS encoding alpha-L-fucosidase, producing MDKNEYLQQIEATIESGKFKDNWSSLSTFQVPEWYPKAKFGIFIHWGLYSVPAYDSEWYSRNMYIQGTKAYEHHLEVYGPHKDFGYKDFIPMFRAEKFDADEWATLFKQAGARYVMPVAEHHDGFQMYKSSISHYNTYEMGPKRDLLGEMKAAYEKQGLTLCVSSHRAEHWFFMSHGKEFDSDIKEPLERGDFYWPAMPEPDHHDLYGSPPTEEYLEDWLIRCCELVDQYQPKVFYFDWWIQTVAFKPYLKKFAAYYYNKGDEWGVPVAINYKHEAYMFGSAVPDVERGQFAELKPYFWQTDTAVAKNSWCYTENNNYKTAEEIIRDLVDIVSKNGNLLLNIGPKADGSIPDEDRDILLSIGKWLEVNGEAIYDTSFWRTFGEGPTEVKEGQFTDGDTKIFTSEDIRFTLKESSLYATVLAYPDNGVVQIKSLKENSHHFQGVIQDIQVLGYEEQPQWERTADALTITTTTVKSNAPIVFKIKLD from the coding sequence ATGGACAAAAACGAATATTTGCAACAGATTGAAGCAACGATTGAGAGCGGTAAATTCAAGGACAACTGGAGTTCGCTTAGCACCTTCCAAGTACCCGAATGGTACCCAAAAGCGAAATTCGGCATATTCATTCACTGGGGGCTATATTCCGTACCGGCCTATGATAGCGAATGGTATTCGCGAAATATGTACATACAAGGTACCAAAGCTTATGAACATCACCTTGAGGTGTATGGACCTCATAAGGACTTTGGATATAAAGACTTCATTCCGATGTTTCGTGCAGAGAAGTTCGATGCAGACGAATGGGCAACGTTATTCAAACAGGCTGGAGCCAGATATGTTATGCCTGTGGCTGAGCACCATGATGGTTTTCAGATGTACAAGAGCTCTATCTCTCACTATAACACATATGAAATGGGCCCCAAACGGGATCTTCTGGGTGAGATGAAGGCTGCATACGAGAAGCAGGGGCTCACATTATGCGTTTCGTCTCACCGCGCCGAGCACTGGTTCTTCATGTCTCACGGCAAGGAGTTTGATTCAGATATTAAGGAACCCCTTGAGCGTGGGGATTTCTATTGGCCAGCCATGCCTGAGCCGGATCATCATGATCTGTATGGTTCGCCTCCAACCGAGGAGTATCTGGAAGACTGGTTGATTCGCTGCTGCGAACTGGTGGATCAATATCAACCGAAGGTCTTCTATTTCGATTGGTGGATTCAAACGGTTGCGTTCAAACCCTATCTTAAGAAATTCGCAGCCTATTATTATAACAAAGGCGACGAATGGGGCGTTCCTGTAGCTATCAATTATAAACATGAGGCCTACATGTTTGGAAGTGCCGTTCCTGATGTGGAGCGGGGACAATTCGCTGAGCTCAAGCCCTATTTTTGGCAAACGGATACGGCTGTCGCTAAAAACTCATGGTGTTATACGGAAAATAATAACTATAAAACGGCTGAGGAGATCATTCGGGATCTCGTCGATATTGTAAGCAAAAACGGAAATTTGCTGCTGAACATTGGACCTAAAGCAGACGGCAGTATACCGGATGAAGATCGCGACATTTTGCTCAGCATCGGCAAGTGGCTGGAAGTGAATGGGGAAGCGATCTATGACACGTCATTCTGGCGTACGTTTGGCGAGGGTCCGACAGAGGTGAAGGAAGGGCAATTCACGGATGGGGATACGAAGATATTTACGAGTGAAGATATACGGTTTACGTTAAAAGAAAGCAGCCTGTATGCCACGGTTCTTGCCTATCCAGATAACGGGGTGGTACAGATTAAATCCCTGAAGGAAAATTCTCACCATTTTCAAGGGGTCATTCAAGATATTCAAGTACTTGGCTATGAAGAACAGCCGCAATGGGAGAGAACAGCGGACGCGCTGACGATCACAACGACAACTGTGAAAAGTAATGCGCCTATTGTTTTCAAAATTAAATTGGACTAA
- a CDS encoding exosporium glycoprotein BclB-related protein, whose protein sequence is MKPKKRISWSGFKKKKAEDCDHPQEQHKEHHHEHHHNHHNHHHNNHHHKCFDKEAEFLLKLIGELKGAIVQVFANPTPHNVSLLIEVLRKLLALVHHSDLKKGTKADLEAVLELTIVSAEAVPFSPISVGSNLQQLLDVLLSVILQGNIDSAEKDQLVILIRATELAITTGLRNIGSQGPAGPAGPAGPQGVPGPQGPAGVAGSQGGVGPAGTPGAAGAQGPAGATGVTGATGAAGPAGGATGATGATGSTGATGDPGVAGATGVTGATGATGIAGVTGSTGVTGATGSGAIIPFASGGPAILTTVLGGLVGTTSLIGFGSSATGVSILGGTIDLTGTIVGPLINFAFSVPRDGVITSIAAYFSTTAALALVGSTVTITAQLFSSPTPDNAFTAVPGAVVTLAPPLTGIIALGSISNGITTGLAIPVTAQTRLLLVFSATATGLSLVNTVVGYASGGVNIT, encoded by the coding sequence ATGAAACCAAAGAAACGCATCAGTTGGAGCGGATTTAAGAAAAAAAAAGCTGAGGACTGTGACCATCCCCAAGAACAGCACAAAGAACATCACCACGAGCATCATCATAACCACCACAATCATCACCACAATAACCACCATCATAAGTGTTTTGACAAAGAAGCTGAATTTCTTCTCAAATTAATTGGTGAGTTGAAGGGAGCAATTGTACAGGTTTTTGCCAATCCCACGCCTCATAATGTTTCACTTCTGATTGAGGTACTGCGTAAATTACTGGCTCTGGTTCATCATTCGGATTTGAAAAAGGGAACCAAGGCAGATCTCGAAGCGGTCTTGGAGCTTACCATTGTATCTGCAGAGGCCGTTCCATTTTCTCCGATCAGTGTAGGAAGCAATTTGCAGCAATTGCTGGATGTGCTCCTATCTGTCATTTTACAGGGGAATATCGATTCGGCTGAGAAAGATCAACTGGTCATTTTGATCCGGGCGACCGAATTGGCTATCACAACAGGGCTAAGAAACATAGGGAGTCAAGGTCCGGCAGGACCTGCAGGACCAGCGGGTCCTCAGGGCGTGCCTGGTCCACAAGGCCCGGCAGGCGTTGCTGGTTCTCAGGGTGGTGTAGGTCCAGCTGGTACACCGGGAGCTGCTGGTGCCCAGGGACCAGCAGGTGCGACAGGTGTTACTGGAGCAACGGGTGCGGCAGGCCCAGCAGGTGGCGCAACAGGAGCGACAGGTGCAACGGGGAGTACAGGAGCAACAGGTGATCCTGGCGTAGCAGGAGCCACCGGAGTCACCGGGGCTACCGGCGCAACTGGGATTGCGGGAGTAACAGGCAGCACTGGTGTTACAGGAGCTACGGGTTCGGGCGCCATCATACCGTTTGCTTCTGGCGGACCTGCCATATTAACAACGGTTCTTGGTGGACTGGTTGGAACGACAAGCCTTATCGGTTTCGGCAGCTCGGCAACAGGAGTCAGTATTCTTGGTGGCACGATTGATTTAACGGGAACGATTGTCGGACCACTTATAAACTTTGCGTTCTCTGTTCCACGGGATGGCGTTATAACTTCGATTGCTGCCTATTTCAGTACCACAGCAGCCTTGGCCTTGGTTGGTTCAACGGTGACCATCACTGCGCAATTATTCAGTTCACCTACTCCTGATAATGCATTTACTGCGGTTCCGGGGGCGGTCGTTACACTGGCACCTCCACTCACCGGTATTATTGCATTGGGTAGTATCTCCAACGGCATAACAACTGGATTGGCTATACCTGTGACTGCACAGACACGACTTCTGCTTGTATTCTCTGCAACGGCAACTGGACTTAGTCTTGTGAATACCGTTGTTGGCTATGCAAGTGGCGGCGTGAACATTACATGA
- a CDS encoding S8 family peptidase produces the protein MIKINRLRKPISMGLSLLLAFSIIHPVSAENSTSSKLDMKSGLAKVTESKVNAKLTKEFDGSEYVTYLVKMKEQVDTAAVSKQALEKATIAKQTASATKLSVRNSVVSSLRETASRTQYPLETYLEKEVDLGKVKEYKSYFIVNSLAVTSTKEVMEQIALLPEVEKILPNETRYLQKAEVSKEPANAASGKDAVQTPAKDSSVGVKDKEPAAKDKLATENVEWNLDYINAPAVWDRGIDGTGIVVANLDSGVDYTHPALRSKWRGLDASGNIVDPELSWYDPHSNASLPADEDGHGTHTMGTMVGSEANGTNQIGVAPGAKWIGVRIFNPETTDAIILDGGQWLIAPVDAEGNLHPELAPDVVNNSWGGGAGLDEWFRPMVQAWRDAQIFPEFSAGNVRLGNPGGPGSVANPANYPESFATGATDINGNLASFSLLGPSPYDEIKPEVSAPGVNIRSSVPGGVYEGGWNGTSMAGPHTTALAALLLQANHSLTVDQLEQIITDTATPRTDSQYPTSPNNGYGHGIINALDAVGSVLEGIGTVSGRVVTAGDDLEEPVLAHTPVNSAFTGIDIPLTAHVTDNVAVVSVEAFAKTTGTNQYVYLPMNRIAGDNKDGTYTATIPAFLIESQGVEYYIRVNDYGNNGFESQVYKVAVSNGVQPGYLQDFEEDQLGFTTGGTGSTWVWGTPSSGPGNAYSGDKVIATNLQGTYVANSNAYLLAPPIDLTESPEGALLSFKHWYDLENNIDFGKVYIASEDSDFVFQELLTFTGTGGNWKTQYVDLREYAGQQVFIKFNLTSDNSLQKAGWYIDDFAVEELDEIAPGAPAGLSATADILGNVALSWTGPNDEDLESYIVYRSTTAGAGYESIGTATGTTFTDTATVTDSTYYYTVAALDYSGNESDKSNEVSITVEVPQDIYIDHFDGSDDNGWTHSGTKDEWERGIPVTGPASAVSPPNVWATDLDNTYESGSNYSLVSPVIDLTDVSEGTLTFNHWYEIESGYDYGYVEVTKDGGTTWSELGKFSHSTNGKQWTPVFYDLDALTGNEVQFRFRLTSDNSVVKTGWFIDDFRVLGVAAETVTEDSAVVLNNDKPKPSYDNPWYKISRTDKAEFNKTKQQQPEVEKPETGSVNPQSLPASATVTVLETGRSVKTDPATGKYNFTHVAGDYTLKAEAYGYYPRTQQVTITDGNGAKANFNLEAIPHGQIEGVVTDERTGQPLADASVLVVEDANVGEVHTGSDGSFVIQVLEGSYTLSIRAADYYSKTVTVTVPGNGTAEANVALKPFIGFPGEIAYDDGTAENARAFNAADNAWAVRMTPELETAQLTGASFRFWNTEWPVPGGTAFQYAVYDASGAGGAPGRQLAGPFDGTALRNDQWTTVEFSEPVIVTGDFYIVYVQSLAGTSAPGLATDEDGPNAGRSWQRVGGAWSTSPDEEGNYMIRAVVRYPVNAPVLTAPANTYTNQSSFTVSGTSPASGAQIKIYNGKDLAGTTTVVNGKFSYGVKLRSGINAITAEAVVDGKTTDRSLPVVIILDQTKPQLTIVTPTQGDRINAEVVHVTGNVVEQFLDKLTVNGQTVQVGKDRSFSHRVLVNEGENTITITATDLAGNKTTVTRTVYVETALPELTNITPAEDVRITSGESVTVSFDSKPGLQASFRIQLPLNLNAQGAGEIPLVETEPGRYTGTYTTPSSLVLDGGVIVIRAQDAAGNKVEAEAAGRLFVSAAQEQSVPEPDSSPEETETEVSPPSAEGLQP, from the coding sequence TTGATAAAGATTAATCGGTTACGCAAGCCCATCTCCATGGGGCTCTCGCTTCTCCTTGCATTTTCGATCATTCATCCGGTTTCAGCTGAAAACTCCACATCATCCAAATTGGATATGAAATCTGGACTTGCCAAAGTTACGGAGTCCAAAGTAAACGCCAAATTGACCAAAGAATTTGATGGTAGTGAGTATGTTACCTATCTGGTTAAAATGAAGGAACAGGTGGATACAGCAGCAGTCTCCAAACAGGCCCTTGAAAAGGCGACCATAGCCAAACAAACGGCTTCAGCCACAAAGCTGTCCGTTCGTAATTCGGTCGTCAGCTCTCTGCGAGAAACGGCCTCGCGTACACAATATCCATTGGAAACTTATCTGGAAAAGGAAGTTGACCTGGGTAAGGTTAAAGAATATAAAAGCTATTTTATTGTCAATTCATTGGCAGTGACGAGTACCAAAGAAGTCATGGAACAGATTGCGCTGCTGCCTGAGGTGGAGAAGATTCTACCGAATGAGACACGATACTTACAGAAAGCCGAAGTGAGTAAAGAACCGGCGAATGCGGCATCAGGCAAAGATGCTGTACAAACGCCAGCTAAAGACTCTTCAGTCGGAGTTAAAGACAAGGAGCCTGCTGCCAAGGACAAGCTTGCGACTGAAAACGTGGAATGGAACCTGGATTACATCAATGCGCCAGCCGTGTGGGATCGGGGCATCGATGGAACAGGGATTGTTGTTGCTAATCTGGACAGTGGTGTGGATTATACCCACCCGGCGCTTCGCAGCAAATGGCGGGGACTGGATGCTTCGGGCAATATCGTTGATCCCGAACTAAGCTGGTATGATCCGCACAGTAATGCTTCCCTCCCTGCGGACGAAGACGGACATGGTACTCACACGATGGGTACGATGGTTGGCTCTGAAGCGAATGGCACCAACCAGATCGGGGTTGCTCCCGGTGCGAAATGGATTGGTGTACGGATATTCAATCCGGAAACAACGGATGCCATTATTCTGGATGGCGGACAGTGGTTGATCGCTCCAGTGGATGCGGAAGGCAATCTGCATCCTGAACTTGCACCGGATGTGGTAAACAACTCGTGGGGTGGAGGTGCCGGACTGGATGAATGGTTCCGTCCTATGGTGCAAGCCTGGCGTGATGCTCAGATTTTTCCGGAATTCTCAGCAGGAAATGTGAGACTGGGTAACCCGGGCGGACCTGGTTCTGTTGCTAACCCGGCTAACTATCCTGAAAGTTTTGCTACAGGAGCAACCGATATCAACGGAAATCTGGCTTCGTTCTCCCTACTGGGCCCATCCCCTTATGATGAGATCAAACCGGAAGTATCTGCCCCTGGTGTGAATATCCGTTCATCAGTTCCGGGCGGTGTATATGAAGGAGGCTGGAACGGAACATCCATGGCAGGTCCGCATACAACCGCCCTTGCTGCACTGCTGCTTCAGGCCAATCATTCCCTTACCGTGGATCAGCTGGAGCAGATCATTACAGATACAGCCACGCCGAGAACGGATAGTCAGTATCCGACCTCTCCTAATAACGGCTACGGTCACGGCATTATTAATGCCCTTGATGCTGTGGGTTCTGTACTCGAAGGGATTGGAACAGTATCCGGCAGAGTGGTTACAGCCGGAGATGATCTGGAAGAGCCAGTACTGGCACATACCCCTGTCAATTCAGCCTTTACAGGCATTGATATACCATTAACCGCTCATGTGACAGATAACGTCGCGGTAGTCTCTGTTGAGGCTTTTGCCAAAACGACAGGTACCAACCAGTACGTCTATCTGCCGATGAATCGAATTGCTGGAGATAACAAAGATGGGACGTATACAGCGACAATCCCTGCTTTTCTTATTGAATCGCAAGGTGTGGAGTATTATATCCGAGTGAATGATTACGGCAACAACGGATTCGAAAGTCAGGTATATAAAGTGGCTGTGTCCAATGGTGTGCAGCCAGGATACCTTCAGGATTTTGAAGAAGATCAGCTGGGCTTCACGACTGGTGGTACCGGAAGTACCTGGGTATGGGGAACACCAAGCAGTGGTCCTGGAAATGCATACTCCGGTGACAAGGTAATTGCAACCAATCTGCAAGGGACTTATGTAGCGAATAGCAATGCATATCTGCTTGCGCCGCCAATTGATCTCACCGAGAGTCCAGAAGGTGCGTTATTATCCTTCAAGCACTGGTATGACTTGGAGAATAACATCGACTTTGGCAAGGTATACATCGCTTCCGAGGATAGCGATTTTGTGTTCCAAGAACTGTTAACCTTCACGGGTACAGGTGGCAATTGGAAGACACAATATGTGGATCTTCGCGAATACGCGGGACAGCAGGTGTTCATCAAGTTCAATCTGACGAGTGATAATTCATTGCAAAAGGCTGGCTGGTACATTGATGATTTCGCTGTAGAAGAGCTGGATGAGATTGCTCCGGGCGCACCTGCCGGATTGTCTGCGACTGCCGATATTCTTGGTAATGTAGCCTTGAGTTGGACTGGTCCGAACGATGAGGATCTTGAATCCTATATCGTATATCGCTCCACAACCGCAGGTGCAGGTTATGAATCCATTGGAACTGCAACCGGAACAACGTTTACAGATACGGCTACGGTGACAGATTCGACGTATTACTATACCGTTGCCGCACTTGATTATAGTGGCAATGAAAGCGATAAATCGAATGAGGTCTCCATTACAGTAGAGGTGCCTCAGGATATCTACATCGATCATTTCGATGGCAGTGATGATAACGGCTGGACTCATTCAGGAACCAAAGATGAGTGGGAACGCGGCATTCCGGTAACGGGACCTGCCAGCGCGGTTTCTCCGCCGAATGTCTGGGCGACTGATCTCGACAATACGTATGAGAGTGGCTCCAACTATTCACTCGTATCTCCGGTCATTGATTTGACGGATGTGTCCGAAGGAACACTCACGTTTAATCATTGGTACGAGATTGAGAGTGGATACGACTACGGGTATGTGGAAGTCACCAAGGATGGTGGAACCACATGGTCAGAACTGGGCAAATTCTCACATAGTACAAACGGTAAACAATGGACACCCGTATTTTATGATCTGGATGCACTTACCGGTAATGAAGTTCAATTCCGGTTCCGCCTGACCTCAGATAACAGTGTTGTGAAGACAGGCTGGTTCATTGATGATTTCCGTGTACTGGGAGTTGCTGCGGAGACGGTAACGGAGGACAGTGCGGTTGTGCTTAACAATGACAAACCGAAACCGTCTTATGATAATCCATGGTACAAAATTTCGCGGACTGACAAAGCGGAATTTAACAAAACGAAACAGCAACAACCGGAAGTTGAAAAACCGGAAACAGGTTCGGTTAATCCACAAAGCCTGCCTGCAAGTGCAACGGTTACTGTACTGGAAACCGGACGTTCGGTGAAGACAGATCCAGCTACAGGCAAGTATAACTTCACACACGTAGCAGGTGATTACACGTTAAAAGCTGAAGCATATGGATATTATCCTCGAACTCAGCAGGTAACGATCACGGATGGCAATGGTGCCAAAGCCAACTTTAATCTGGAGGCGATCCCGCATGGGCAGATTGAAGGTGTTGTAACGGATGAGCGGACAGGACAACCTCTGGCTGATGCTTCCGTTCTCGTGGTGGAAGATGCCAATGTAGGCGAAGTCCACACAGGTTCAGATGGTAGCTTCGTTATTCAGGTACTGGAAGGAAGTTATACTCTGTCCATCCGTGCTGCTGATTACTACAGTAAAACCGTTACTGTAACTGTACCTGGTAATGGTACGGCAGAGGCGAATGTTGCCTTGAAACCGTTCATCGGTTTTCCAGGGGAAATTGCTTATGATGATGGAACAGCAGAGAACGCACGAGCTTTTAACGCTGCGGATAACGCCTGGGCAGTTCGAATGACACCAGAGCTGGAGACCGCTCAACTGACAGGTGCATCGTTCCGATTCTGGAACACCGAATGGCCTGTACCTGGAGGCACAGCGTTCCAATATGCCGTATATGATGCATCGGGTGCGGGCGGAGCTCCGGGACGACAACTGGCTGGACCATTTGACGGTACTGCACTTCGTAACGATCAATGGACAACTGTTGAATTCTCGGAACCGGTCATTGTAACGGGTGATTTCTATATCGTGTACGTACAGAGTTTAGCTGGAACTAGCGCTCCGGGACTCGCTACCGATGAGGATGGTCCAAATGCAGGTCGAAGCTGGCAGCGAGTAGGTGGAGCGTGGAGCACTTCACCTGATGAAGAAGGTAACTACATGATTCGTGCAGTTGTGAGATATCCGGTAAATGCACCTGTGCTCACAGCACCTGCGAACACGTATACGAATCAATCATCCTTCACCGTGTCGGGAACGTCTCCGGCATCCGGCGCTCAGATCAAGATCTACAACGGCAAAGATCTGGCTGGTACGACAACTGTGGTAAATGGGAAGTTCTCTTACGGTGTGAAACTCCGTTCTGGGATTAATGCGATTACTGCCGAGGCAGTGGTGGACGGGAAAACGACCGACCGCTCACTCCCCGTCGTCATTATTCTGGATCAGACCAAACCGCAGTTGACCATTGTTACGCCAACTCAAGGAGATCGCATCAATGCGGAAGTTGTTCACGTAACGGGTAATGTCGTGGAACAATTCCTCGATAAGTTGACTGTTAACGGACAAACCGTACAAGTGGGCAAAGACAGAAGCTTCAGTCATCGCGTATTGGTTAACGAAGGCGAGAACACGATTACCATTACAGCAACCGATCTCGCTGGCAATAAAACTACCGTAACCCGCACCGTCTACGTGGAAACGGCGTTGCCAGAACTTACGAATATTACTCCGGCTGAGGATGTTCGAATCACATCAGGAGAGAGTGTTACTGTTTCATTTGACAGTAAACCTGGTTTGCAAGCATCTTTCCGGATTCAGTTACCGCTGAATCTGAATGCCCAAGGGGCAGGAGAGATTCCATTAGTGGAGACCGAACCTGGTCGTTACACGGGTACGTACACAACACCTTCATCCCTTGTTCTGGATGGTGGAGTCATTGTGATTCGAGCTCAGGATGCAGCAGGCAACAAAGTAGAGGCGGAAGCAGCTGGACGATTGTTCGTCAGCGCAGCACAAGAACAATCCGTTCCAGAACCAGATTCGAGCCCTGAAGAGACTGAAACGGAAGTGAGTCCACCGTCTGCTGAGGGTCTGCAACCTTAA